A single Pseudomonas sp. MM223 DNA region contains:
- the fkpB gene encoding FKBP-type 16 kDa peptidyl-prolyl cis-trans isomerase (*Name fkpB), translating to MTDTRIGQNTEVTLHFALHLENGDTVDSTFDKAPATFKVGDGNLLPGFESALFGFKAGDKRTVVVAPENAFGQPNPQNVQVMPRSNFEGMELSDGLLIIFNDAANAELPGVVKAFDDDQVTIDFNHPLAGKTLTFEVEILEVKAL from the coding sequence ATGACTGACACCCGTATCGGCCAGAACACCGAAGTCACCCTGCACTTCGCGCTGCACCTGGAAAACGGCGACACCGTCGACAGCACGTTCGACAAAGCCCCGGCCACCTTCAAGGTTGGCGATGGCAACTTGTTGCCGGGCTTCGAAAGCGCCCTGTTCGGCTTCAAGGCCGGTGACAAGCGCACGGTGGTAGTGGCCCCGGAGAATGCCTTCGGCCAGCCCAACCCGCAAAACGTGCAAGTGATGCCGCGGTCCAACTTCGAGGGCATGGAGCTGTCCGACGGGCTGCTGATCATCTTCAACGATGCCGCCAACGCCGAGCTGCCAGGCGTGGTCAAAGCGTTCGATGACGACCAGGTGACCATCGACTTCAATCACCCACTGGCTGGCAAGACCCTGACCTTCGAGGTGGAGATCCTCGAGGTGAAGGCCCTGTAA
- the ispH gene encoding 4-hydroxy-3-methylbut-2-enyl diphosphate reductase (*Name ispH) encodes MQIKLANPRGFCAGVDRAIEIVNRALEVFGPPIYVRHEVVHNKFVVEDLRNRGAIFVEELDQVPDDVIVIFSAHGVSQAVRQEAAGRGLKVFDATCPLVTKVHIEVAKYSRDGRECILIGHEGHPEVEGTMGQYDASNGGSIYLVEDEEDVAKLQVRDPDHLAFVTQTTLSMDDTSRVIDALRARFPNIGGPRKDDICYATQNRQDAVKQLAGECDVVLVVGSPNSPTPTACVKLAERMGTPAYLIDGAEDLQQGWFEQAARIGITAGASAPEVLVRGVIEQLKAWGATGAEELDGREENITFSMPKELRVRSLI; translated from the coding sequence ATGCAAATCAAACTCGCCAACCCTCGCGGCTTTTGCGCGGGGGTCGACCGGGCGATCGAGATCGTCAACCGTGCGCTGGAAGTTTTCGGCCCGCCGATTTATGTGCGTCACGAAGTGGTGCACAACAAGTTCGTGGTAGAAGACCTGCGCAACCGCGGTGCCATCTTCGTCGAAGAGCTGGACCAGGTGCCGGACGATGTCATCGTCATCTTCAGTGCCCACGGTGTTTCCCAGGCCGTGCGCCAGGAAGCGGCTGGCCGTGGCCTGAAGGTGTTCGATGCCACCTGCCCGCTGGTGACCAAGGTGCACATCGAGGTGGCCAAGTACAGCCGCGACGGCCGTGAGTGCATCCTCATCGGCCACGAGGGGCACCCGGAAGTCGAAGGCACCATGGGCCAGTACGACGCCAGCAATGGCGGTTCCATCTACCTCGTCGAAGACGAAGAGGATGTTGCCAAGTTGCAGGTGCGCGACCCGGACCACCTGGCCTTCGTGACCCAGACCACGTTGTCGATGGACGACACCAGCCGCGTCATCGACGCGCTACGTGCGCGCTTCCCGAACATCGGTGGCCCGCGCAAGGACGACATCTGCTACGCCACCCAGAACCGCCAGGATGCCGTCAAGCAACTGGCAGGCGAGTGCGACGTGGTGCTGGTAGTCGGTAGCCCGAACAGCCCAACTCCAACCGCCTGCGTGAAGCTGGCCGAGCGCATGGGCACCCCGGCCTACCTGATCGATGGTGCCGAGGACCTGCAACAGGGCTGGTTCGAGCAGGCGGCGCGTATTGGCATCACTGCCGGTGCTTCGGCCCCTGAAGTGCTGGTGCGTGGCGTAATCGAGCAGCTCAAGGCCTGGGGCGCTACCGGCGCTGAAGAGCTGGATGGGCGGGAAGAGAACATCACCTTCTCGATGCCCAAAGAGCTGCGGGTTCGTTCGCTGATCTGA
- the ileS gene encoding Isoleucine--tRNA ligase (*Name ileS), whose translation MTDYKATLNLPDTAFPMKAGLPQREPQILQRWDSIGLYQKLREIGKDRPKFVLHDGPPYANGKIHIGHALNKILKDMIVRSKTLSGFDAPYVPGWDCHGLPIEHKVEVTHGKHLSADRTRELCREYAAEQIEGQKTEFIRLGVLGDWDNPYKTMNFANEAGEIRALAEMVKQGFVFKGLKPVNWCFDCGSALAEAEVEYADKKSQTIDVAFPVADEAKLAAAFGLASLAKPAAIVIWTTTPWTIPANQALNIHPEFKYALVDTGERLLVLAEELVESCLKRYNLEGSVIATAQGSALELINFRHPFYDRLSPIYLADYVELGAGTGVVHSSPAYGEDDFVTCKRYGMVNDDILTPVQSNGVYVESLEFFGGQFIWKANPAIVEKLSEVGALMHTETISHSYMHCWRHKTPLIYRATAQWFVGMDKQPSTGEPLRERALKAIEDTKFVPAWGQARLHSMIANRPDWCISRQRNWGVPIPFFLHKQTGELHPRTVELMEAVAKRVEQEGIEAWFKLDAVELLGEEAGQYDKITDTLDVWFDSGTTHWHVLRGSHDIGHATGPVADLYLEGSDQHRGWFHSSLLTGCAIDNHAPYRELLTHGFTVDENGRKMSKSLGNTIEPEKVNNTLGADILRLWVSATDYSGEMAVSEQILQRSADAYRRIRNTARFLLSNLSGFDPARDLLAPEDMLALDRWAVDRTLLLQRELEEHYSEYRFWNVYSKVHNFCVQELGGFYLDIIKDRQYTTGANSVARRSCQTALYHISEALVRWIAPILAFTADEIWQYLPGERNESVMLNGWYQGLSELPEGAELDRAYWDRVMAVKASVNKELENQRTAKVIGGNLQAEVTLYADEGLSADLGKLGDELRFVLITSAASVVPFVQAPADAVATEVEGLKLKVVKSGHAKCGRCWHFRADVGSHPEHPEICSRCVDNLTGSGEVRHYA comes from the coding sequence ATGACCGACTACAAAGCCACGCTTAACCTTCCGGACACCGCCTTCCCCATGAAGGCCGGCCTGCCTCAGCGCGAACCGCAGATCCTGCAGCGCTGGGACAGCATTGGCCTGTACCAGAAGCTGCGCGAAATTGGCAAGGATCGTCCCAAGTTCGTCCTGCACGACGGCCCGCCCTATGCCAACGGCAAGATTCACATCGGTCATGCGCTGAACAAGATCCTCAAGGACATGATCGTCCGCTCCAAGACCCTGTCCGGCTTCGATGCGCCGTATGTACCGGGCTGGGACTGCCATGGCCTGCCGATCGAGCACAAGGTCGAGGTTACCCACGGCAAGCACCTGTCTGCCGACCGCACCCGCGAGCTGTGCCGCGAGTACGCTGCCGAGCAGATCGAAGGGCAGAAGACCGAGTTCATTCGCCTGGGTGTGCTGGGTGACTGGGACAACCCGTACAAGACCATGAACTTCGCCAACGAGGCCGGTGAAATCCGCGCCTTGGCCGAAATGGTCAAGCAAGGCTTCGTGTTCAAGGGCCTCAAGCCTGTGAACTGGTGCTTCGATTGCGGTTCGGCCCTGGCTGAAGCGGAAGTCGAATACGCCGACAAGAAATCCCAGACCATTGACGTGGCCTTCCCGGTTGCCGATGAGGCCAAGCTGGCCGCGGCCTTCGGCCTGGCCTCGCTGGCCAAGCCCGCCGCCATCGTGATCTGGACCACCACCCCGTGGACCATCCCGGCCAACCAGGCCCTGAACATCCACCCGGAGTTCAAGTACGCCTTGGTCGATACCGGCGAGCGTCTGCTGGTGCTGGCCGAAGAGTTGGTCGAGTCGTGCCTCAAGCGCTACAACCTGGAAGGCTCGGTCATTGCTACCGCCCAAGGTTCGGCGCTGGAACTGATCAACTTCCGCCACCCGTTCTACGATCGCCTGTCGCCAATCTACCTGGCCGACTACGTCGAACTGGGCGCCGGTACCGGTGTGGTGCACTCGTCGCCAGCCTACGGTGAAGACGACTTCGTTACCTGCAAACGCTACGGCATGGTCAACGACGACATCCTCACCCCGGTGCAAAGCAACGGCGTGTACGTCGAGTCGCTGGAGTTCTTCGGCGGCCAGTTCATCTGGAAGGCCAACCCGGCCATCGTCGAGAAGCTGAGCGAAGTCGGTGCGTTGATGCACACCGAAACCATCAGCCACAGCTACATGCACTGCTGGCGCCACAAAACCCCGCTGATCTACCGCGCCACCGCGCAGTGGTTCGTGGGCATGGACAAGCAGCCAAGCACTGGCGAGCCGCTGCGTGAGCGTGCGCTGAAGGCCATCGAAGACACCAAGTTCGTGCCGGCCTGGGGCCAGGCGCGCCTGCACTCGATGATCGCCAACCGCCCTGACTGGTGCATTTCGCGCCAGCGCAACTGGGGTGTGCCGATCCCGTTCTTCCTGCACAAGCAGACCGGTGAGCTGCACCCACGTACCGTCGAGCTGATGGAAGCGGTGGCCAAGCGCGTCGAACAAGAAGGCATCGAGGCCTGGTTCAAGCTGGATGCCGTCGAACTGCTGGGTGAAGAAGCGGGCCAGTACGACAAGATCACCGATACCCTGGACGTGTGGTTCGACTCCGGTACCACCCACTGGCACGTGCTGCGTGGCTCGCACGACATTGGCCATGCCACCGGCCCGGTCGCCGACCTGTACCTGGAAGGCTCCGACCAGCACCGTGGCTGGTTCCACTCGTCGTTGCTCACCGGTTGCGCCATCGACAACCACGCGCCGTACCGCGAGCTGCTGACCCACGGTTTCACCGTGGACGAGAACGGCCGCAAGATGTCCAAGTCGCTGGGTAACACCATCGAGCCGGAGAAGGTCAACAACACCCTGGGTGCCGACATCCTGCGCCTGTGGGTTTCGGCCACCGACTATTCCGGTGAAATGGCGGTTTCCGAGCAGATCCTGCAGCGCAGCGCCGACGCCTACCGCCGTATCCGCAATACCGCACGCTTCCTGCTGTCCAACCTGTCCGGCTTCGACCCGGCCCGCGACCTGCTGGCCCCGGAAGACATGCTGGCACTGGACCGCTGGGCCGTTGACCGCACCCTGCTGCTGCAACGCGAGCTGGAAGAGCACTACAGCGAGTACCGTTTCTGGAACGTCTACTCCAAGGTGCACAACTTCTGCGTGCAGGAGCTGGGCGGCTTCTACCTCGACATTATCAAGGACCGCCAGTACACCACCGGCGCCAACAGTGTCGCCCGCCGTTCCTGCCAGACTGCGCTGTACCACATCAGCGAAGCGCTGGTGCGCTGGATCGCGCCGATCCTGGCGTTCACTGCCGACGAAATCTGGCAATACCTGCCGGGCGAGCGCAACGAGTCGGTGATGCTCAACGGCTGGTACCAAGGCCTGAGCGAGCTGCCGGAAGGCGCCGAACTGGACCGCGCCTACTGGGACCGTGTGATGGCGGTGAAGGCATCGGTCAACAAGGAGCTGGAAAACCAGCGTACCGCCAAGGTCATCGGCGGCAACCTGCAGGCTGAAGTCACCCTGTACGCCGACGAAGGCCTGAGCGCCGACCTGGGCAAGCTGGGCGACGAGCTGCGCTTCGTGCTGATCACCTCGGCCGCCAGCGTGGTGCCGTTCGTGCAGGCGCCGGCCGACGCCGTGGCCACCGAAGTCGAAGGCCTCAAGCTGAAGGTGGTCAAGTCTGGCCACGCCAAGTGCGGTCGTTGCTGGCACTTCCGCGCCGACGTTGGCAGTCATCCGGAGCACCCGGAAATCTGCAGCCGTTGCGTCGACAACCTGACCGGCTCGGGCGAGGTGCGTCACTATGCCTAA
- the lspA_1 gene encoding Lipoprotein signal peptidase (*Name lspA_1): MPNPAVGRFGRLAWLWLSVLVLVLDQATKLYFNNALTMYQQIVVIPDYFSWTLAYNTGAAFSFLADGAGWQRWLFALIAVVVSAVLVVWLKRLGRNETWLAVALALVLGGAIGNLYDRIVLGHVVDFILVHWQNRHYFPAFNVADSAITVGAVMLALDMFKSKKSEDPVHD, from the coding sequence ATGCCTAACCCGGCAGTGGGGCGCTTCGGGCGCCTTGCATGGCTTTGGCTGAGCGTGCTGGTCCTGGTCCTCGACCAGGCCACCAAGCTGTATTTCAACAACGCCCTGACCATGTACCAGCAGATCGTGGTCATTCCTGACTACTTCAGCTGGACGTTGGCCTACAACACCGGCGCCGCTTTCAGCTTCCTCGCTGACGGCGCTGGCTGGCAGCGCTGGCTGTTTGCCCTGATCGCCGTGGTGGTCAGTGCCGTACTGGTGGTGTGGCTCAAGCGCCTGGGGCGCAACGAGACCTGGCTGGCCGTGGCGCTGGCGCTGGTGCTGGGTGGCGCCATTGGCAACCTGTACGATCGCATCGTACTGGGCCATGTGGTCGACTTCATCCTGGTGCACTGGCAAAACCGCCATTACTTCCCGGCCTTCAACGTGGCCGACAGCGCCATCACCGTTGGTGCGGTGATGCTGGCGCTGGATATGTTCAAGAGCAAGAAGTCCGAGGATCCGGTCCATGACTGA